In Leptolyngbya sp. O-77, the genomic window GTGCGGCTGTAGTAGTAGTAATCGCCCTTGCGATAGGGCACGGATAAGTCCGTTTCCTGAATTCGCCCCAGAATCTCGTTATACAGCTTGGTCTGCAAGTCGGCGGTGGGCTGCATGACCGCTTCGGTGTAGGCGTTCTCTGCCTCCAGGTATGCCATGACGGCCGGATCATCCCGATCGCGCATCCAGTAATAGTCATCAATCCGCTCGTCGCCGTGTGCCGTCAGCACGTAGGGGCGTTTTTCAGCAATGGGGGGCTGGAGGGTCGTAAGGGCTTCACGGGAAGAAAATCGGCTCATAGCGGTATAACGGTTGTCCCTGACTCAGAATGGGGCAGTGAAATCCATTTAGAATTCTCTTTGCTCAGTTTAGACTTTTCTAAGGGGTTACCCAAGGTTTTTGGAATAGATGAAGGCGATTTCTTGAAGGATTTAGCGTTTCGACCGATCTGCTTTATCGAGGCTTCTAAAATGCCAGCGATAGAGTCAGAAAGCTCAGAAATCTGTAGCTTGATCCTTGATTTTTTGCGATCAGTGATTTTTAGTCATAGAGTTTGCCTGTTTGAATGATTGTGCTGTTTGAAAGTCCAAGACTTGGGGTGACTGCGGAGTTGGGGCGATCGCTCGAAGCGTCGGGGGCGATCGCCGAAATTTTGGGCTTTTCCGTGTGGGCGATCGCAACGGACGGATCTTCTGCGACCGAAGCGCTGACCGCCATTCCAGCCCAGCCTCAGCCGACCCCTGCTTTCTGGCTTGCGCCGCCGACCGCCGCATTCCGCTATGGTGAACTGTTTGCCGCTGCTCAGGCCAAGAACCTGCACCTGCCCAATACGCCGGCCCAACACCACCTTGCTCAGGAATTTCACCGCGCCTATCCACTCCTCAAGGATTTGACCCCGGCCAGCATTGTGATAGAACAGCCAGGGGCAGTTGAAGGGGCGATCGCCCAACTCGGCTTGCCGCTGGTGTTTCAGCGCAGCGGGTCGGCGGCGGTGCTGCAAGACTGGCAACGGGCGTTGACGTTAGCCTTGCGGAGCAGCATCGCCAAAACGCCAGAGCAAGCGCGACGCATCGCAGCGGATTTATTAAACCAGGAACTAAACCAGGAATTAAACCAGGAACTCAGCCAGGAGCCACATCAGCCTATCCTGGCCCGCCGATGGGTTGACCTGCGCCATCACCACACCACGCCCGCCGGATTTCCCCTGGGGCGCGAGTTTCGCGTGGTGCTATGCAATCGGGAAATCCTCACCTATGGCTATGCCTGGCCCAGCGACGACCCCGGACGCTGGCTCTCGGTCGAAGAAGAAGAGGCGCTGTTTGCCGTGGCTTTTGCCGTTGCCAAACGGCTAGACGTGCCGCTGCTGGGGGTCGATATTGCTCAGACCCAGAGCGGCGAGTGGATCGCGCTAAAGACCGTTGATCCGCAGTTTGTCGGGTCGCCCCAACTTCCGCTCGTCCACTTCTGGCAGCAGTTAGGGAGTATGAATGAAAGGATTGGGCGATGGTCTAATCCGGTAAGCTCCGCAGACGCATCGGCGGATTTGAATCCTCCCTAAAAAGTCTGCTATGGTCTGGAGAAAAGTCTGCATTTTGCTTCAGGTTCCTGTTTAGAAAACGCAATGTACAGCTTCAGTTTGCCCTCCTCCCCGACCCCTTCTCCCTGCCTGGAAGGAGGGGAGCAAGCTTGGCTTAAAGTCCCTCTCCCACGGTGGAAGAAGGATTTAGGGTGAGGGAGATCAGCAAACCTGCACATCTCGTTTTAGGAATCAAGAAATTAGAAATCAAGAAATTGCTTTAGACATTTCCTTAAAACCTTAAAACGGCGAGAAAGCGGCGAGGCGGTCAGCATGAGCCAACAGAAAAAGGCAACGCGCTGGATTCAGATGGGCAGACTCCTTTCAGGAATATGGCACTGGCGGCAGAACTGGCGTCGGCTACTCTACCTGGGGCTAGGTCTGTTGACCGTGGGGCTGTGTGTGGTGCTGCCGCTACGGTCTGGCTGGGGACAGGCCATAAACCTAGCGGCACAGGTGCAGCAGGGGATTGACCGCTATCGCCAGGGGGATTATCTAGGGGCGATCGCCCTCTGGGAAGCCGTGCGCGACACCTATCGCCAGCAGCCCAACCCTGCCTACGAAGTCATCCTCACGGAAAACCTGGCCCGGGCCCGGCAGGCCATCGGGCAACAGGCCGACGCGCTAAGCCTGTGGCAAACGGCAGGAAACACCTATCGCCAGCTTGCGGCCCAGCAGCCCGATCGCGCGGTGGACTATACCGCCCGCTGGGGGCGATCGCTCACCGAGCAGGCGCAGATTTACAACCGCATAGGGCAATATCGCAAAGCCGTGGCGCTGCTGTGTGGCGAAGCAAAGCAGAGCGCCAAGGAAAGCTGTGCAGCCGAGAGCGCCGTGGCGATCGCCCAGCACACCGCAGACCGCCACGGCGAAGCCGCCGCCTGGGGCAGCCTGGGGCAATCCCATCGGCTGATGGGCAATGATGACTTGTCCAAAGCGGCATTAGACCAAGCCCTAAGCTTAGCCAGAACGCTCGACGACCGGACGCTGTTGGCAGCGACCTACAGCAACCTGGGAGCGCTGAAAGCCCGACAGGCGGTGGTGCGCTATCGGCAGGCCAACTCGGCAGATCTCCTGGGCGATGTGCAGCGAGCCGAACGACTGCGAGATGAGGGGCGATCGCTCGACCAGTCCGCACTCCAAGACTTTCAGCAAAGCCTCGACTGGGCAACTCAGCCCGCCGAGCGGCTGCGGGCGCTGCTGGATGCGATTCCCGCCTACGACCGCACAGGCAATGTCGCAGCAGCCCAAAATGCTCGTCAGTCCGTCAAAGCCCTGCTGAATCAGCTTCCAACCAGTCAGGATACGCTGCTGGCCGCCCTCGACTGGGTGCGGCTGCTGATGCCCGCCTCGCCCCAGCAGCCGATTGCCCGCAGCCAGTGTTTTACCCCTGCTGCAACTCCTGGAGCGAACCCTGCGGCGAATAATGACGCGAAGGAGACCCTGAATTCAATCGCGAATGCGGCCGAGAAGCTGGGCGATCGCCGCTCACTCTCATTTGCGCTGGGGGAACTAGGACGCTGGTACGAATGTCAGAAGGAATACGAAAAAGCACTAGAAATCACGCAAGATGCCCGTATTGCCGCAGAGGGTGAATACGACAGCCGCTACCTCTGGGAATGGCAAACGGGACGTATTTTGCAGGCGCAAGGACAAACGACGGAATCCATCGCGGCCTATGAGCGGGCGATCGCCACGTTAGAAATCATCCGCGACGACATCTTGATCGCCAGCCGTGATATTCAGTTTGATTTTCGAGACTCCATCGACCCAGTGTATCGGGAGCTAGTGGCGCTGCGGCTGAAGCAGGGCAAACCGTCGGAGTTGCTGCCACCCGCCAGCAGCGACCAGCCTGACAGCCTCAGCCGCGCCCTGGGGACGCTAGATTCTCTAAAACTTGCTGAATTGCAAAACTACTTTGGAGATGACTGCGTGCTGACCTCGCGAAACGTGGATCTGACGGTGGCGCAAAAGCTGCTGACGGAGGGCGATCGCACGGCAGTCATTAGCACGGTGGTTTTGGACGATCGGACTGCCGTTTTGCTGACGCTGCCCAATGGCGATCGCCAGTACGAGTGGATCAACACCGACCGCCAAACCCTGCGCGACGAAGTCAACGCTTACCGTCGCGGTCTAGAGGTGGACTTTCGTGCCTACAATCCACAGCCCGCCCAAAAACTGTATGACCAGCTCATCCGCCCGTTTGAACCACTCTTCCAACAACAGCAGGTGGAAACGCTGACCTTTGTGCAGGATGATATCTTGCGGAGTGTGCCCATGTCAGCCCTGCACGATGGCACGCAGTTTTTGATTCAAAAGTATGCGATCGCCTATACCCCCAGCCTGCAACTCACCAGCCCTGTCCCGCTAGATCGGGGCAACCTCCGCGCCCTCGCCGCCGGACTCACCGACACCAGCCCGTCCGACAGCGAAGCGGGTCGCTTTGACCCCCTGTTTTACGTCAGTGAAGAACTGGACGCAATTCTCACCGAACTGCCCCGCAGCCAGACGCTAACGGGCAACGCATTCCGGCTCGATAACCTGACACAAACACTGTTCTCGAACAATTTTCCGATTTTGCACATCGCCACCCACGGCATCTTTGGCACTGAGGCAGAAGACACGTTCCTAGTCACGGCGGACCCACCAGAAAACAAGCTGACCCTCAACCAGCTTGATCGGCTCTTGCGGGGGGTCGATCCAAACCGCCCGGTGCAGTTGCTCTCGCTCACAGCCTGCACCACCGCCGTCGGCGACGATCGCGCAGCGCTGGGGCTGGCCGGTGTCGCGGCCCAAGCGGGCGTTCGCAGCGTGCTGGCCTCGCTCTGGTTTGTCAACGATGCAGCCACCTCTGACTTGATTAAAGGCTTCTATGCAGATTTGAAAAACCCAGACCTGAGCAAAGCCAAAGCTCTACAGCAGGCGCAAACCCAGCTAATCGAGTCCGGCGGCAAGTTTGCCCGGCCGGCCTACTGGGCCCCGTTTATTTTGGTGGGGAACTGGCTATAGGGAACAACGGGCTAGCCGAATGCAAAAAAATGCCCAGACGAACGATCGCCTGAGCTTTGCCTGTTATCTATGAGCTGATTGCCTGTACACCTAAACGGCCGACTTAAAATAAAATCGCCGACCCGAATTGAAATCACATATAAACGAACCAGCCTAGATAAAGAGAAACTGAATTTTGTAAACTCCGTTTCGGGCAGCTGGCGGTATTGAAAACGATCTGTGATGCCAATTACAATACCAAACCTGATTTGAGTTGGGACTCAAAAGTCCTCCAATCTTTACCAATCGTTTCCTAGGTTTACTTTTCTACGTATTTTCACGGCTCCATCCTCTTCACACCCTGCGATATCTCATGCGTCTAATCCTGTGCCCAACTGCTGTTGAGGTAGCTGAGTGGGCAGCACAATATATTCTGCGGCGCATTGCTGATTTTGCTCCGACGGGCGATCGCCCGTTTGTTCTTGGATTGCCCGCAGGCAGCACCCCGCTCAAGCTATATGCCCGTCTGATTGAGCTATACCAGCAGGGAAAAATCAGCTTTCAACATGTTGTCACCTTTAATATGGACGAGTATGTTGGGCTGCCCCAAAATCACCCGCAAAGCTATTGTGTCTACATGCGTCAAAACCTCTTGAATCACATCGATATTCCTGCCCAAAATGTTCATATTCTTGATGGCAACGCACCAGATTTGGCCGCAGAATGTGCCGCCTACGAAGATAAGATTAAATCCTTTGGTGGCGTAAATTTATTCATCGGGGGCGTGGGCGAAGACGGCCATATCGCGTTCAACGAACCAGGTACCTCCCTTGCCCTCTCGAACGCACCTGCAAGCCCTGAGCGATCGCACGCGCCGGGTCAACGCCCGCTTTTTTTGACGACCCCAGCCAGGTGCCCACCCCACGCCCTCACCGTTGGCGTGGGCACGATTCTCGATGCCCAGGAAGTGATGATTCTGGCGCAAGGCGCGGCCAAAGCCCAGGCCGTTCACCACGCGGTCGAAGGCTGCATCAATCACCTGTGGACGATTTCCGCGCTGCAACTGCATCCCAACGCCCTGATCGTGTGCGACGAAGACGCAACGCTAGAACTGAAGGTGAAAACGGTGAGGGGGTTAGGGGAGCCGGGTTAAGAATTGAACTGGCAATCCAAAATTGCCAATCTAAAATCCAGAATCGATATCACGCCATCCCCTTACCCCCCTGCCCCAATGACCCCTCCCGAACCCGACTTTGAACAGGCGCTAGACGAACTAGGGCGATCGCTCCAAACGTTGCAGGCACGCTACGCCCAAGTCAAGACCGATCAGCAGCGCCAGGAGACTCTGCAACAGCGCATTGAGCAGGTGCAGCGCGACTATGCCCATACGCAAGATCCATCCCTGAAACTGGAGCTAAAGCGCTTAACGGATCAGCTTGTGGAGTTGGAAGTGGCGCTAGAAAGTCAGCTTTTTTCTTGGAACAGCCTCAAGGAACCCTTCTGGATGGCGGTGCGCTTTGGCGGGGTAGGAATTGTGCTGGGGTGGCTGCTAAAGAGCCTCGCCGGATCGGGCTGACCCCTTAGCCCAGCAGCCAAAACCCGCTATAGGTTACGCCTGTATCATCTGGCTGCACCAGCAGAAAGTGCAGACCGTTGGCATCGCGCTGCCGCTGCTGAAAGAGGCGGGCCGCCGCGGCCACGTCGGCATCGTGAAAGGTGGACAGAATCCAGCGATCGCTCAAGCCAGCCTCCAAAATCAGCCCGTCGGGGGTTCCTGGAACATAGCTCAATAGCGCAGGGCGCACCTCCTGAAGCCATCGCGCCAGCCTCATTGCCTGCCGTCCGCCGTCGATGATGACCCCCGGAACGGGCTGGGTAGAGGCCAGTCCCAGATTAATCGGCAAGAGGCGATCGGGTGTGGAGCAAATGGGAATGGGGCGATCGCCATAGAGAATTTCCAGATCACCCGCAGCGAGGGCCGCAAATCGCCAGCGATCGCCCCAAATCGCCTCCGGCACGGGAACAGGGGGCGGCGCGTCAATTGCCAGCGGGTCATAGGTTTCGCCCGTATAACCCGGCAAGTTGGGATAGTAGGCAGCGCGGCGCAGCAACAAATGTTTCAGCATCGGCGCGTGGCGCGTTGGCTCCACTGTGAAACCGACCGCTCTGGCTGCTGCTTCCATCAAGCCCAAACTCTGTGGCCGAAACACCTGAATCCGCTCTGGCGTTCCTTCTGCCTGAAGCCGCCTAAACTGGGCCGCCAGCCAGCCCACCGTCGCCTGCGACTGTGGACAATCAATACAGGCGCTAAACGCCCCCGTTGGGTCGCACACGATCAATTCCCATAGGACTTCACCCGCATCGGTTTGCAGGGGACGACGGTAAAAATCAGCTTGCCACAGCACAGGAGAATAGAAAATACAGAAAATACAGGGGTTTGATGAGAGAAGGGCAGAAACGGGGGGCAGCGTGTGTCCTGCCTTCCCTATCATCTTCGCACCTTAGCCTTGTACACTCGTCCCACTAGACTTTCTCTTCCTCCACCAGTGTCAGGCTCTCCCAGCCGCCCTGCGCGTCATAGCGGCGAATCATGCGCTGGCGCAGGGTAGGCGAGATCAACCAGCCCGCCTCCAAAAAGAAGGGCCGGCCTTTGGGAATGACAAGCGGCGTGTTGGCGGAGGCTCCGTCGGGCAGGAGCAGGAGCTGGAGCGGGGTGCTGCCCTGGGTGAAGTGGATAGCAGTTGGGGTGAGGGTGCCTGTGGTGCTGAGGGAGATGCCGGGGGCGGTGAGGTGCTGCTGGAGTTGGGTTCCGTCCAGGTTGACGGAGAGCCTGGTGGTGTAGGTTTCGGGCGATCGCCAGTCGGGATACAGCGTCACGGCGCGTCCACGCCAGGTGCCGACCAGTTGCTCGGCGGTGAGGGGCGGGCGCTCGGTGGCGGTGCTGCCCCGCCGCGTTTCGCGGATCAGCGTCAGGCTGCTGAGGCGGCTTTCCCCGCCTGCGCCGTGAAATAGCTCCACCAAGCGCATCCGGCGATTCCCAAAGGGATTGCTTCGCGAATCGCCCGCGATTAGCCCAAACTCTGCGCCAAATTCCCCAAAGGGGCTAAATTGCAGCGACCCCTGCGAAAATGCGCCTGTTTCAAAAAACAGCGTGCTGCGATTCAGGCTGCTGTATTCCAGCACCTTTGTCGTTGGCGGGTCGCCCGTGGTCGATTCGCCAAATTCTAGCGTCTGGCGAATGGTCTGGTTTTGATTTAGCCCTTCTAGCGTGACCACCGTTGGTACGCTGCTGATTTCCATGCCCGCAGGCGACAGCCGCGTAAACGAGCCTTCCCAGGCTCCAAGGTTTTTCAGTAAGCACTGCCATTGGGACAGTTCAGACGATGGAGAGTCGCTAGTCATAGGAACTGGTTTTTTGCACAGGGTTTTCGCGGGGGTTTAAGAAACGTGAACAAAAATTGTGTATAACTGATAACTTTTTGAAAATTCTCTGGAAAGATCCCTTATTCTAGGGAACCTTATAGAAAAGCTTATCCCGTATACATCACTGGTGATTTTTCACCCGAACGGGCGAGGCTCTTGGGAGGAGGTGGATTTCCTCTCAGCGGTGGATGGTTTGCCCTAGTCTATCGCTCTAAGATGACGAGGTTGGGGTTGTGGCAATGATTTTGCTGACTCTGACATTTCTAAAACTGGGCGTTGCTGAGGATAGCAGCGAACTACGACCAGAGGTTGATCCTTCTGTGTCGGGGCGCTGTTAGATGCGGTCAACCCCTGATTTTCTGTGTGTTCATTACTGGTTAAATATGAGCGTTTTAGGACTTGCCTGGATGGCAACATCCACGGTCGGTTTTTTTTCGCCTTTTTTGGGACTGCCGATGCAGCCGCTGGTGGCTGAAGTTGGCGATGTATCTACCGATTCCAGGTTTACTGCAACTCCGGTTCGGCAAGATGTCGCAAAAGCAAGCGGCGCAACCCCTAGAGAGGCAGCCCGCTGTCAGGCTGGGCGATCGATTGATGATTTGTGTCTGGTAGGGCAGGCGGGGCGATCGCCCTCTGGCTCCCTTCTGTCTTGGCGAAACGTGCAGTTCATTGCGCCGCGACTGCTGGGGGCGATCGCCCGACCCCAGAGCTTCGTAGTGTTGTCAAGACTGACCGTTCCACTCAGACCAAATCGGCGATCGCTCCCCGCCCTCCTGCGGCTCCCAGGGTCTTGGTGCGTCCGGCTGCGGCTCCTGCTATGGGAGCGCAACAGGTTTTCAAGCAATGTCTGGACATTTCCCAAACGACTCCGCAAACATCGGCAGGCGTAAAGCGCGGCTCGACTCAGCAACCCCCGAAGCCGCCCGCCCCCGCCCGTCCCGAAGCCGCCGCACTATATCAGGTGTGGGTCAAGGGAAAGGTTGTGATGGAGCTACCCAGCAGCAGCGAGGCAGCCCAAATTGCCCAACGGCTGACGGCTGCTCTGGGCAAGCCTGAATTTTCTGTAGACCAGTTGCGGCTGGTGATGGTGGATGGCAAGCCCAGCGCAGTGTTGGGCAATGAAGGCGCGACATCCGACGGGGGCGATCGCCTGCTGTTTACCGTCGATCGAGCGCTAGCCAATCGCCTGGGACGCACTGCCGATTTGGTCGCCATCGACTGGTTCAACAACCTGCGGGTGGCATTGGGTGAAGCGCCCCTGCCGCTGATGGCGGCGCAGGCAGACCTCTACAGCCTCACCCAGACCGACCGCAGCCTGGGCGGCATCACGTCCTGGTATGGGCCGGGCTTTCACAATCGCCTGACTGCAAACGGCGAGCGGTTTAACCAATATGCCCTGACGGCCGCCCATCCGAAGCTGCCATTCAATACGTATCTGCGCGTGACCAACGTCCGCAGCGGAGCCTCGGTCATCGTCCGCATCAACGATCGGGGGCCGTATATCGGCAAGCGATCGCTCGATTTATCGCGCCAGGCCGCCCGCTGCATCGGCAGTGAAAAACCTGGCGTGGTACGCTACGAGGCGGTGATTTTGGAGCCGCAGACGACGGTGCAGTAGCGCATGGGGCAGCGCGAAAACCTGGGCAATCAGCGAGAACTACCGCTGCTGGAGGCATTGCAGCAGTGTGCCCAGCGGCCCCACGCGCCGTTTTACACACCGGGGCACAAGCGCGGCCGGGGTATTCCGCAGCCGATGCGGAACTTGCTGGGCGATCGCCCCTTCCTGGCTGATCTGCCGGAACTGCCAGAGCTAGACAATCTGTTTACGCCAGAAGGCGCGATTTTGCGGGCGCAGGCACTCGCAGCCGACCTGTTTGGCGCGGCGCAGACCTGGTTTCTGGCAAATGGCTCTACCTGCGGCATCGAGGCGGCTGTGCTGGCGACCTGCGGCCCTGGCGACTTGCTGATCCTGCCGCGAAACTGCCATCAGGCGGCGATCGCCGCACTCATTCTCTCTGGTGCAACGCCCGTTTTTCTGTCTCCCGACTACGATGCCGAGTGGGGCATTGCCCACAGCGTTTCCCCCGCGGCCGTAGCAGCGGCGCTGGCGCAGCATCCGCGTGCAAAGGCGGTGATGCTGGTCTACCCGACCTACTACGGAGCCTGTGGAGACATCGGGGCGATCGCCCAACTCGCTCATCAACACAGCATTCCACTGATCGTGGACGAAGCCCACGGCGCACATTTTGCCTTTCATGCTGATTTCCCAACCGCATCGCTGGCAGCGGGGGCTGATATTGTCGTGCAGTCCACTCATAAAGTGCTGGGCGCGATGACCCAGGCCTCGATGCTGCACTGCCAGGGCGATCGCGTCGATGCCGATCGCCTCAGCCGCGCCCTGCGCCTGGTGCAGTCCACCAGCCCCAGCTATCTGCTGCTAGCCTCGCTGGATGCCGCCCGCTGGCAACTGGCGCAGCACGGATCGGAACTCATGCAGCACACGCTAGACTTGGCGGCGATCGCCCGTACAGAACTCGCGCAAATTCCCGGACTGCAACTGCTCACGGCAAATCATGCTTCTACTCCCGGCTTCGTGGCGCTCGACCCCACTCGGCTGACGGTGGATGTGCGGGCGCTGGGACTGTCGGGCTTTGCCGCTGACGAAATTTTGCACACGCAACTGGGCGTAACGGCAGAGTTGCCCGCGCTGACGCATCTCACCTTTATCCTCAGCCTGGGCAACACGCCGCAGGATATTCAGCAGCTTGTGCAGGGATTTCGGACATTGGCTCAGTCGGTTCAGCAGACCGACCGCGATGGGCCGCAAGCTGAAACACTCAGACCGGGACTGGCGGCTTTTTCCTGGAACCCCCTAGAGGCGAACCCGATAGGGGCGGAGCAATCGCTGTCGCCCCGTGCGGCGTTTTTGGCAGCGAGCGAGGTGGTGCCGCTAGAGCAGGCGGGCGATCGCCTTTCAGCAGAAACGGTGTGTCCCTATCCGCCAGGCATTCCGCTGTTGATTCCTGGAGAACGCATTTCAAGCGGCGCGTTGCAGTATCTCGATGCGGTGCTAAAGCACGGCGGAACGGTGACCGGGCTAATAGGTGGGCAGAGTCTGCGCGTCGTGCAGCATGACGGGTAGCGTCAGGACAAAGCGCACAAAATTGTCGTGACTTTCGAGGGCGATCGCCCCACCCAAATGCTCGACCAGTTTCTTGACCAGCGCCAGCCCCAGTCCCGTTCCTTCATGCTTCCACAGATCGTTACTGGGGATGCGATAAAAGCGTTCAAATATACGCTCCTGTTCTATGACAGGGATCTCTACACCCGTGTTCACAATCATGATCCTCAAGTATTCAGCAGTGTATTCACTTGCTGAAACCTGGATCGTCTCTTGGGCAGGTGTATATTTGCAGGCGTTATTGAGCAACTCACCCAAGATGCGACTGAGATAAGAGGTATCTGTCGTGATTGATGGAAGATTCGCTGGAACGTTCAGAATAAGTTGCTGATTATGATTTCGAGTGCGTTCTAAAAATGGTTCTGCAATGTGTGCAATCCAGTCGCACAGATGAATGCTTGTCAGCAGGAGTGGCTCCATCCCAGCATCGAGTCGAGATAAATCCAGCAGATCGTTAATCAGTTTTAGCTCTCGCTGACATTCATCTTTCAGAATTTGGAAATAGCGGTGAATATGACCCAGATCTGGATTGTCGAAAATGCCAATCTGACGCAGGCTCAGTTCCAGCATTTGGGATGACATCTTGACATTCGCCATCGGAGTCCGCAGTTCGTGCGAAACGCTGCTTAAAAAGTTATCTTTTAGTTCATTTAGCTGTTCCAGCTTCTCAACCTGGCTGCGTGCTGCTTGATAGAGCCTGGCTTGTCGAATGGCGATCGCACATTGATTGGCGACCTGTTGCACCAGACGAATCTCGCTATCCTCAAATGGCTCATTCCCTGCCCGATAAAGCCACAAATCCCCCAACAAACTTTGATTATCTCGAAGTACACACGCCAACACGCTAAAGGGCCGATTGATGTCTCGCAAAATTGGTTTCGCGTTGGAGTTCTCTGGTAAATTGCCTGCGGATGACTGAGGAGCAATGCGCCAACAAAAGTGGACGATTTGGCTTTGAAAGATCTGTTCATACAGTTCTTTATAGTCCCCGATTGACACGATGCTGGAATGTCGAGAAGGGATGCCCGGAGCCACATACTCGTGCTGAATGATGGAGATATTCTGCTCCAGGTCATAGAGTCCTGTATCACAAATGCTGATTTCCAACTCTGTTCCTAGCTCTTGCACCACCTTTTGCAGAATGACATCTTCATCAAGGCTGTCGCGCACTTTGTCGGTAATGCGCTTGAGCAGTTTCTCGAAGTCGAGCGCTTGTTTAATCTGAGAAGTTTGCTCTTTGACCTGAGTGGACAGGCTGGCATTGAGCAGCCGGACATGGTGGTATAACTCTGACTGTTGAATCGCAATGCCGACTTGATTGGCAAGTTGCAGCAACAAGTCACACTCCCACACTTGCCACTGGCGCGGGTGGCAACACTGATGCACCAGTAGCAGCCCCCAAAGCTGTTTTTGCACTAAAATCGGCACTACCAAATTAGCAGTGACCTGGAATTGCAGCAGAAATTCGCGATGGCAGGGAGCAATGTCTTCCGTATGAACGTTGGCGATCGCCCGCACGCGCCCTTGCTGATAGAGCTTTAGCCAGTTTTCCTGAAAGCACGGATCGTCGATGACGCGATCGCACAGAGACCAGTCTGCCTGTCCGACCGATTCCACCAACACACGCCCGCTCCAGTCAGGTTGAAACTGGTAAATTAACACGCGGTCGGCCTGCAAAAACTGGCGCACCTCGTCTACCGTCGTAGACAGCACCTCAGACGAATCGAGCGACTGGCGAATGCGCTGGGCCATCTGGGCGATTAGTCGTTCACGCTGAGTCTGCTGCTGAAGCCGCTGCTCGGCCTGCTTGCGTTCGGTAATGTCTTGCGTAGTGCCAAACAGGCGCACCGTTTTTCCGTTTTCAACAATGGCCTGACCGCGATTGTGGAGATAGCGCAGAGAGCCGTCCGGTAGAACGATCCGCATCTCGTGGTCGTAGGCAGCGCCCGTGGCGATCGCCCGCTTGACAAACTGTTCAAACGACTGCACATCGGCAGG contains:
- a CDS encoding Tab2/Atab2 family RNA-binding protein, translated to MLWQADFYRRPLQTDAGEVLWELIVCDPTGAFSACIDCPQSQATVGWLAAQFRRLQAEGTPERIQVFRPQSLGLMEAAARAVGFTVEPTRHAPMLKHLLLRRAAYYPNLPGYTGETYDPLAIDAPPPVPVPEAIWGDRWRFAALAAGDLEILYGDRPIPICSTPDRLLPINLGLASTQPVPGVIIDGGRQAMRLARWLQEVRPALLSYVPGTPDGLILEAGLSDRWILSTFHDADVAAAARLFQQRQRDANGLHFLLVQPDDTGVTYSGFWLLG
- a CDS encoding CHAT domain-containing protein, which codes for MSQQKKATRWIQMGRLLSGIWHWRQNWRRLLYLGLGLLTVGLCVVLPLRSGWGQAINLAAQVQQGIDRYRQGDYLGAIALWEAVRDTYRQQPNPAYEVILTENLARARQAIGQQADALSLWQTAGNTYRQLAAQQPDRAVDYTARWGRSLTEQAQIYNRIGQYRKAVALLCGEAKQSAKESCAAESAVAIAQHTADRHGEAAAWGSLGQSHRLMGNDDLSKAALDQALSLARTLDDRTLLAATYSNLGALKARQAVVRYRQANSADLLGDVQRAERLRDEGRSLDQSALQDFQQSLDWATQPAERLRALLDAIPAYDRTGNVAAAQNARQSVKALLNQLPTSQDTLLAALDWVRLLMPASPQQPIARSQCFTPAATPGANPAANNDAKETLNSIANAAEKLGDRRSLSFALGELGRWYECQKEYEKALEITQDARIAAEGEYDSRYLWEWQTGRILQAQGQTTESIAAYERAIATLEIIRDDILIASRDIQFDFRDSIDPVYRELVALRLKQGKPSELLPPASSDQPDSLSRALGTLDSLKLAELQNYFGDDCVLTSRNVDLTVAQKLLTEGDRTAVISTVVLDDRTAVLLTLPNGDRQYEWINTDRQTLRDEVNAYRRGLEVDFRAYNPQPAQKLYDQLIRPFEPLFQQQQVETLTFVQDDILRSVPMSALHDGTQFLIQKYAIAYTPSLQLTSPVPLDRGNLRALAAGLTDTSPSDSEAGRFDPLFYVSEELDAILTELPRSQTLTGNAFRLDNLTQTLFSNNFPILHIATHGIFGTEAEDTFLVTADPPENKLTLNQLDRLLRGVDPNRPVQLLSLTACTTAVGDDRAALGLAGVAAQAGVRSVLASLWFVNDAATSDLIKGFYADLKNPDLSKAKALQQAQTQLIESGGKFARPAYWAPFILVGNWL
- a CDS encoding septal ring lytic transglycosylase RlpA family protein; its protein translation is MGAQQVFKQCLDISQTTPQTSAGVKRGSTQQPPKPPAPARPEAAALYQVWVKGKVVMELPSSSEAAQIAQRLTAALGKPEFSVDQLRLVMVDGKPSAVLGNEGATSDGGDRLLFTVDRALANRLGRTADLVAIDWFNNLRVALGEAPLPLMAAQADLYSLTQTDRSLGGITSWYGPGFHNRLTANGERFNQYALTAAHPKLPFNTYLRVTNVRSGASVIVRINDRGPYIGKRSLDLSRQAARCIGSEKPGVVRYEAVILEPQTTVQ
- a CDS encoding DUF3598 family protein; this encodes MTSDSPSSELSQWQCLLKNLGAWEGSFTRLSPAGMEISSVPTVVTLEGLNQNQTIRQTLEFGESTTGDPPTTKVLEYSSLNRSTLFFETGAFSQGSLQFSPFGEFGAEFGLIAGDSRSNPFGNRRMRLVELFHGAGGESRLSSLTLIRETRRGSTATERPPLTAEQLVGTWRGRAVTLYPDWRSPETYTTRLSVNLDGTQLQQHLTAPGISLSTTGTLTPTAIHFTQGSTPLQLLLLPDGASANTPLVIPKGRPFFLEAGWLISPTLRQRMIRRYDAQGGWESLTLVEEEKV
- a CDS encoding ATP-grasp domain-containing protein; this encodes MIVLFESPRLGVTAELGRSLEASGAIAEILGFSVWAIATDGSSATEALTAIPAQPQPTPAFWLAPPTAAFRYGELFAAAQAKNLHLPNTPAQHHLAQEFHRAYPLLKDLTPASIVIEQPGAVEGAIAQLGLPLVFQRSGSAAVLQDWQRALTLALRSSIAKTPEQARRIAADLLNQELNQELNQELSQEPHQPILARRWVDLRHHHTTPAGFPLGREFRVVLCNREILTYGYAWPSDDPGRWLSVEEEEALFAVAFAVAKRLDVPLLGVDIAQTQSGEWIALKTVDPQFVGSPQLPLVHFWQQLGSMNERIGRWSNPVSSADASADLNPP
- the nagB gene encoding glucosamine-6-phosphate deaminase; protein product: MRLILCPTAVEVAEWAAQYILRRIADFAPTGDRPFVLGLPAGSTPLKLYARLIELYQQGKISFQHVVTFNMDEYVGLPQNHPQSYCVYMRQNLLNHIDIPAQNVHILDGNAPDLAAECAAYEDKIKSFGGVNLFIGGVGEDGHIAFNEPGTSLALSNAPASPERSHAPGQRPLFLTTPARCPPHALTVGVGTILDAQEVMILAQGAAKAQAVHHAVEGCINHLWTISALQLHPNALIVCDEDATLELKVKTVRGLGEPG